A region of Vitis riparia cultivar Riparia Gloire de Montpellier isolate 1030 chromosome 1, EGFV_Vit.rip_1.0, whole genome shotgun sequence DNA encodes the following proteins:
- the LOC117927919 gene encoding ribose-phosphate pyrophosphokinase 4-like: MLAVKHMSPAPPLHCSFSAPIQTLKPTLTLPLIPFLKKDKFRFRCELTSFGKPQKWAVEFDSTTIPNPRPVLMASTATLTSSPRNAKKVCLFYCAETKALAERIAAESDAIELRSITWRTFEDGFPNLFISNAQGIRGQHVAFLASFSSPGVIFEQLSVIYALPKLFISSFTLVLPFFPTGTSERMEEEGDIATAFTLARILSNIPISRGGPTSLVTFDIHALQERFYFGDNILPCFDSGIPLLKARLQQLPDSDNISIAFPDDGAWKRFHKQLQHFPTIVCAKVREGNQRIVRIKEGDPKGRHVVIVDDLVQSGGTLIECQKVLASHGAAKISAYVTHGIFPNRSWQRFGEDKGGCPANGLTYFWITDSCPLTVKEVKNKPPFEVLSLARSIAATLQI, encoded by the exons ATGCTCGCAGTGAAACACATGTCGCCCGCGCCACCTCTCCACTGCAGCTTCTCGGCGCCCATCCAAACCCTAAAGCCTACTCTCACTCTGCCGCTAATTCCGTTCTTGAAGAAGGATAAGTTTCGATTTCGATGCGAGCTCACGAgctttggaaaaccccaaaaatGGGCCGTTGAATTCGACTCCACCACAATTCCAAATCCTCGTCCTGTTCTAATGGCTTCCACTGCCACATTGACTTCTTCTCCCAGGAATGCTAAGAAGGTATGCCTTTTCTACTGCGCAGAGACGAAGGCGCTCGCCGAGCGAATCGCCGCCGAGTCCGATGCCATTGAACTTCGTAGCATCACCTGGAG GACATTTGAAGATGGATTCCCCAACTTATTCATATCTAATGCTCAAGGGATTCGCGGACAGCATGTAGCATTTCTAGCCTCATTTAGTTCCCCAGGAGTAATATTTGAGCAGCTCTCTGTTATATATGCATTGCCTAAGTTGTTCATCTCCTCATTCACACTAGTCCTTCCCTTTTTTCCCACTGGTACTTCTGAGCGCATGGAGGAGGAGGGAGATATTGCAACAGCTTTTACTCTTGCTAGGATCTTGTCAAATATACCAATTTCAAGGGGAGGACCTACTAGTTTAGTAACTTTTGATATCCATGCCTTGCAG GAGAGGTTCTACTTTGGTGATAATATTCTTCCATGCTTTGATAGTGGGATACCATTGCTGAAAGCAAGGCTTCAACAACTTCCTGATTCTGACAAT ATATCCATAGCTTTTCCTGATGATGGTGCATGGAAACGATTTCATAAGCAGCTGCAGCATTTCCCAACG ATTGTTTGTGCAAAAGTTCGGGAAGGTAACCAACGAATTGTACGTATCAAGGAAGGAGATCCTAAAGGGCGCCATGTTGTCATTGTTGATGATCTGGTACAATCTGGTGGCACTCTGATTGAATGCCAG AAAGTGTTGGCCTCCCATGGAGCAGCAAAAATCAGTGCCTATGTGACACATGGGATCTTCCCCAATAGGTCATGGCAACGCTTTGGAGAAGATAAAGGAG GGTGTCCTGCCAATGGGCTGACCTACTTCTGGATCACAGACTCATGCCCCTTGACAGTGAAGGAAGTGAAGAACAAACCCCCTTTTGAAGTTCTTAGCCTTGCTCGTTCCATAGCAGCAACCCTCCAGATATAA
- the LOC117913079 gene encoding cyclin-dependent protein kinase inhibitor SMR6-like has protein sequence MGLFAEKLQVDGGLESENKKWVISGIQLRAPLKPVYTSPVGKERDEEGEECSTPTYEEARIPTTLTCPPAPRKRKPSSRCNYNGVREFFTPPDLETVFIRHVERATS, from the coding sequence ATGGGGTTGTTCGCCGAGAAGCTTCAAGTGGATGGTGGCTTGGAATCGGAGAACAAGAAGTGGGTTATCTCCGGGATACAGTTACGAGCTCCTTTGAAGCCCGTATATACAAGCCCTGTAGGGAAAGAGCGGGACGAAGAAGGAGAAGAGTGTTCGACGCCGACATATGAAGAAGCCAGAATTCCGACAACACTAACATGCCCTCCCGCTCCGAGGAAGAGGAAGCCTTCTTCTAGGTGCAATTACAATGGTGTTAGGGAGTTCTTCACTCCTCCAGACTTAGAAACTGTGTTTATACGCCATGTTGAGAGGGCTACTAGCTAG
- the LOC117913055 gene encoding glutamate--glyoxylate aminotransferase 2, whose amino-acid sequence MSHKGLDYETLNENVKKVQYAVRGELYLRASELQKEGKKIIFTNVGNPHALGQKPLTFPRQVVALCQAPFLLDDPNVGLVFPADAIARAKHYLSLTSGGLGAYSDSRGLPGIRKEVAEFIGRRDGYPSDPELIFLTDGASKGVMQILNTIIRGERDGILVPVPQYPLYSAAISLYGGSLVPYYLEETANWGLDVNNLHSSVAAARSKGITVRAMVIINPGNPTGQCLSEANLKEILHFCYQENLVLLGDEVYQQNIYQDERPFISARKVLMDMGPPISKELQLVSFHTVSKGYWGECGQRGGYFEMTNIPPQTVDEIYKVASISLSPNVPGQIFLGVMVNPPTPGDISYLQFMRESKGILESLRRRAQIMTDGFNSCRNVVCNFTEGAMYSFPQIRLPPKAIEAAKKAGKVADVFYCLKLLEATGISTVPGSGFGQKEGVFHLRTTILPAEEDMPAIMESFKKFNDEFMEQYEDHRGYSRM is encoded by the exons ATGTCGCATAAGGGACTAGACTATGAGACACTGAATGAAAACGTGAAGAAGGTTCAATATGCTGTTAGGGGCGAGTTGTATCTTCGTGCTTCTGAGCTTCAGAAGGAAGGGAAAAAG ATTATTTTCACAAACGTGGGCAACCCTCATGCTCTAGGACAGAAACCACTGACTTTTCCTCGCCAG GTGGTTGCTCTATGCCAAGCTCCATTTCTATTAGATGATCCTAATGTAGGACTCGTATTCCCAGCAGATGCAATTGCAAGAGCTAAACACTACCTTTCATTGACTTCGGGTGGTCTAG GTGCTTATAGTGACTCTCGAGGTCTTCCTGGAATAAGGAAGGAAGTGGCAGAGTTCATTGGGAGGCGTGATGGGTATCCAAG TGATCCAGAGCTCATATTTCTCACGGATGGTGCCAGCAAAGGAGTAATGCAGATTTTGAATACAATTATCCGTGGTGAAAGGGATGGG ATTTTGGTTCCTGTCCCACAATATCCGCTTTACTCAGCTGCAATATCTCTCTATGGTGGTTCTCTTGTTCCATATTATCTGGAAGAGACAGCAAACTGGGGTCTTGATGTAAATAACCTTCACTCGTCAGTTGCAGCAGCTCGCTCCAAAGGAATAACT GTCCGAGCAATGGTGATTATAAACCCTGGAAATCCTACTGGTCAGTGTCTTAGTGAAGccaatttaaaagaaatattgcaCTTCTGTTACCAAGAAAACTTAGTCTTGCTTGGAGATGAAGTTTACCAACAGAATATTTACCAGGATGAGCGCCCTTTTATCAGTGCTAGAAAG GTTTTGATGGACATGGGCCCACCCATAAGCAAGGAGCTCCAGCTTGTTTCTTTCCACACAGTCTCTAAAGGATATTGGGGTGAATGTGGACAGCGTGGTGGATACTTTGAGATGACCAACATTCCTCCACAG ACTGTTGATGAGATTTATAAGGTTGCATCAATATCACTCAGTCCAAATGTCCCTGGGCAGATATTT TTAGGTGTCATGGTCAATCCACCTACACCTGGAGATATTTCATATCTGCAATTTATGAGAGAGAG CAAAGGTATCCTTGAGTCACTGAGGAGAAGGGCACAGATAATGACTGATGGATTCAACAGTTGCAGAAATGTAGTTTGTAATTTCACAGAAG GGGCCATGTATTCATTCCCTCAAATAAGATTGCCACCAAAAGCTATTGAGGCTGCCAAAAAGGCTGGTAAAGTCGCTGATGTTTTCTACTGCCTCAAGCTCTTGGAAGCCACTGGAATTTCCACTGTCCCTGGTTCAGGATTTGGACAGAAAGAAGG GGTCTTCCACTTAAGGACAACCATCTTGCCAGCTGAGGAAGACATGCCTGCAATTATGGAAAGCTTCAAGAAGTTCAATGATGAGTTCATGGAACAATATGAAGACCATAGAGGCTATTCAAGGATGTAA